Within uncultured Methanoregula sp., the genomic segment TATCGCTTTCTGGAAATCCTGCCGCCCGGTTCCGTGGAACGCGAACTGGAGTTCGCTCCTGACAGATTCCATCATCATAAGAAGCATCCGTCTCCCTCCCGCCTTTTCCTGTTCTGAAAAACCGGTCAGGGCTATGCTCAGCTGGGAGAGCAGGATCAGTTCGGACTTGGCCCGCTCTCCGAACTGGTAGCTCTTTACTGCAGTTGGAATATCCATAATCACCATGGTTGTTCCGGATAAAATATAGTTATGATACAATATCAGCGGTAAAGAAAAACTGCACACCTTCGTGTGAAAAACCAGTGGGGGGTGGGTGAACCCCTTGACCCATCACGGGCTGTACTATACTATCGGTATTACCGTGAGGACTTTGCCTTTGCACCGAGAGCCGAGACTTTTGCCCGCTTCATGTGCCGGCGGATCATCGGGTTTGCTGTGGATTCGTTCAGGCCGGATCCACCGGAGCGGTCGCCACCGCGCCTGCCGCCGCGTTTCCCGCCGCGTCTCTGTCCGCCCATGGCTTCTGCCATCTGGTCGATCTGCTTGACATTGGCCCCTGCCTTGAACCGCTGGTTCGGACCCGGGGTCTTGGCCTCGCCCTCTTTCTTCGGGACGAGCCGAATCTGTCCTTTTACCCCTTTTACCTGTGCCCAGATGGTTGTTCCTGTTTTACCCATAATTAAACTCCTTATGTAATTCTGCCGCCCCACTCATAAATGTTCGCGCTGTCCGATCCCTGTCGTACCGGTGGATAGGATCCTGTTACACGGTCTTTGCCGCAGTTACCGCTTCTATCTCTTTTCTGAGGATCTCGCTGACTACTTTCCCATCAACCGATCCGCGTACTTCGGCCATGACAATCCCCATGAGGGGGCCAAGGGCTCCTTTTCCTTTTTCAGCCACAAAGTCCGATCGTTCGGCAATGATCTTCCGCACGATCGCTTCGAGCTCGTTCCGTGTGACGGACGGGCCCAGTTTTGCAATTGCGGCCTCGAAAGCCGTACCTTCTGCCATACTCCGGATCAGATCCGGGACCGCTTCTTTGGCTGCTTTGCCATCCTCAACAGCGTGCCAGATGGCAAGGTAGGCATCATCGGTCAGTGCCCTGACCTCAATTCCCCCCCGTCTTAGTTCGGTTACTGTCGAGAGCAGGGTAAATGCGGCAAGCTTTGGTTTGATGCCTTCCCTGACTGCGCGGTCGAAAAGGGGAAGTTTGTCCGAACCGGCCAGTTGCAGGGCGTAATTTTTCTCAATTCCGTACTCGCGGGAAAACCGCTCGGCTTTTGCCGTGAGCAGTTCGGGTATGGTGACCGCAGACCAGCGCTCATCACTGATGATCACCGGGAGGACATCGGTCTCCGGGTACATGCGGGCTGCACCCGGCAGCGGTCGCATGTATGCTGTGCTCCCGCTCTCGAGCATCTTGCGGGTCTCTTTCGGAACCGGCTTATCTGAATATGCAATGGCCGCCCGGGTAATCACCTGGCTGATGGCGCACGCGGCCTGCTTATCCGATGCACCGGCAACGAGGATGACGCAGTCGTTCTCTCCGGCGTTCATGTGGGACCTCAGCATTGCGACTTCTTCCGCAGTAACGCCGTACGCCGGGAGTTCGTCCGTGTGGAAAATGCCCCCGACCCCGCACTTTTTCGCGTAATCGGACATCTCGCTCCCGAGCCTGCGCTCCGGCTGGATCTCGCGTCCCACGAACCCGGCAAATCCCTTCAACGTGACAGCGTGGATCTTTTTCGCTTTTTTCAGGACTGCCGATTTGGTCTCTTTGAAGATGGATGTAATATCCAGACCAGAAGCACCTTCCGTTGTGGCTCCCCTTGTTATGAGTTCGTCGCGGATCCGGAGAAGGTTCTGCTGCCGCTGGACTTCGCGCCTGACCACTTCTGCGATCAGGTCGAGCTCCTGTACCCCCTTGATCTCGACACGTGCTCCCTGTGCAATGGAAATGTTGACATCCTGCCGGATCGTCCCGATTCCGCGTTTCACCTTGCCGGTAGATCGCAGGACCATGCCGATGTGTTCTGCAACCGCTTGAACTTCTTCCGGGGTATGCATGCATGGGGATGTGGTTATCTCGACAAGGGGGATCCCGAGCCGGTCAAGTGAGAAGACCTCGTCTTTCACCCGTTGCGCTGCCTCTTCCTCAAGACAGATGGTTTCGATCTCCCCTCCGTTGGGGAGGTGGCCGTTGAATGCAACAAGAGCCGTTCTCTGGAACCCGCTCGTGTTCGAGCCATCGATCACGAGCTTGCGCATGGTGTGCAGCTGCGGGACGGGCGTCATACCGAACATCTTTCCAATCGTGAGGCAGACGGTAAGGGCTTCGTTGTTCAGGGGTGCCGGGGGTTCCTCGTCATTCTCGACAAGACATGTAGTATCGTACGCGTAATACAGGAACTTCCGGTTGTTCTTCATCTCTTCCCTGGCTGCCCGGTCAATCTCTCCCATCTCGCTGACTGTTGCCCGGAGGTACCGGAAGAATTCGCCGTTGTGTTCCTGGACTTCGCGGAGCGTTGTCGGGCAGTGGCAGAAGAGTTTCTCCTTTGTATCCAGCTGCTGGTGGATCTCGATACCGGCCACGAGGCCGAGTGCCTTATAATCCATGGGCGCTCCTCCGCATGCATTCCCCTTTGAGATCTGCCTGCATAAGCCCGGCAGCTCTCTTCTCATCCTTCTCGTTTGCAAGCACCCACATCATCTTGACGAGCGCTGCCTCGGGTAGCATATTGCCTCCTTCCAGTACACCTGCCGCAAGAAGGTCGCGCCCGGTGTCGTAAACCCGGTCGCAGACCCGGCCGTCCATGCACTGGGAGGTCATGACCACCCGGGTACCTGAGTCAATGAGGTGTATCAGCTGCGGAATGAGCGCTGTACTGGTATGCCCGAGACCTGTCCCGGCAATCACCAGCCCGGCATAACCTTCGTACACCTTCAGCAGATCCGAAGACATTCCCGGGTAAAACTGCACAAGGGCGCAATGCGGTTCGATCCTGTCATGGAGCGCGAGGGTATGCGTTCCTCTCCGGACTGCTCCTTTTGCAAGGGTTACTTCGCGGGACGGGTAAGCCACGGTCCCGATAGGATAGGTTCCGAGACTCCTGAACGCATCGCGGCGGGAGGTGTGCATCTTGCGAACCCGGGTGCCCCGGTGGATGGCGCAATAGTCGTCGTTCGTGGATGCATGCATCAC encodes:
- the gatE gene encoding Glu-tRNA(Gln) amidotransferase subunit GatE, translated to MDYKALGLVAGIEIHQQLDTKEKLFCHCPTTLREVQEHNGEFFRYLRATVSEMGEIDRAAREEMKNNRKFLYYAYDTTCLVENDEEPPAPLNNEALTVCLTIGKMFGMTPVPQLHTMRKLVIDGSNTSGFQRTALVAFNGHLPNGGEIETICLEEEAAQRVKDEVFSLDRLGIPLVEITTSPCMHTPEEVQAVAEHIGMVLRSTGKVKRGIGTIRQDVNISIAQGARVEIKGVQELDLIAEVVRREVQRQQNLLRIRDELITRGATTEGASGLDITSIFKETKSAVLKKAKKIHAVTLKGFAGFVGREIQPERRLGSEMSDYAKKCGVGGIFHTDELPAYGVTAEEVAMLRSHMNAGENDCVILVAGASDKQAACAISQVITRAAIAYSDKPVPKETRKMLESGSTAYMRPLPGAARMYPETDVLPVIISDERWSAVTIPELLTAKAERFSREYGIEKNYALQLAGSDKLPLFDRAVREGIKPKLAAFTLLSTVTELRRGGIEVRALTDDAYLAIWHAVEDGKAAKEAVPDLIRSMAEGTAFEAAIAKLGPSVTRNELEAIVRKIIAERSDFVAEKGKGALGPLMGIVMAEVRGSVDGKVVSEILRKEIEAVTAAKTV
- a CDS encoding DUF5350 domain-containing protein, producing MGKTGTTIWAQVKGVKGQIRLVPKKEGEAKTPGPNQRFKAGANVKQIDQMAEAMGGQRRGGKRGGRRGGDRSGGSGLNESTANPMIRRHMKRAKVSALGAKAKSSR